The sequence CTCAACACAATACTACCGAAGCATGAAATAGAAGCACTGATAGTGGGCATAATAGACCAAACAGAAGTGAAACATTTTCAGAAAACAGGAAAGAATTTCTACATTAGCAACACGCAGCAGAATATCAGAATCACCATCAATTCAAACACATTCAGAGTGATAACCGTCGACAGAATATAACAGAAAAACCTTTGCCACGGCAAGAACAACGTACCATCCGACGTTATCTAACATAAAAATTGCAGAACATAACAATATGTCTACCAAGAAAAAAGTACTGATCGTCACACGACGTGAACTACGAAAAAACAAACTTATAAACTGGGTATCTGAAATATACCTTCAAATATTGGCTCAGGGAGGTGTAATGCCAATCCTTGTTCCTATTTCACAGGGCACCATTGCCAACCTTCCCGATTATCTCGAAGACTACGACGGACTGCTGATGTCGGAAGGTGGTGACATTAGTCCGGCGTATTATAATGAATCGTACAGCGTGAGCAAGCTGGACGAATACGATCCGATTAAAGACGAAATTGAAATCGCTTGTTGCCGCCATGCCATGGAGCACAACAAACCAATTCTTGGCTTCTGCCGGGGCATGCACATGATTAATGTGGCTTTCGGCGGCAGCCTGCATCTGGATGTTCACGAAGTGAACAAACGCAGCGTTGTCCATATCGACTACGACCATTACGACACGCATCGCCACCCGATCACCATTTTTGAAAACACTCCTCTGATGGAATGGTACAAACAAAAAGATCTTCTGGTAAACACTTACCACCATCAGGGCGTAAAAAAACTGGCACCGGAACTGGTCGCCATGGCACAGGCGCCCGACGGACTCATTGAAGGAATCTATCACCCGAAACACAAATTTGTGGTGGGCTTGCAGTTTCACCCCGAACGCATGTATCAGGAACACCCAGGCAACAAGCTGGTATTCAAATCTTTTATAGACTCTTTGTAATAACTCATATTTTATAATTCATAATTCACAATCACTATGATGGGACTTGACGATTTTAAGGACGTTGCCTTGAAGTACAAGGTAATTTTTTTCGATGCCTACGGCGTATTGAAAAACTACAAGGGTATGTTACCGGGAGTGAAAGAGATGTTCCACTTTCTGCAGGAAAACAACATCGCTTTCTATATTCTGACCAATGATGCATCGCGTAGTCCCGAACTACTGGCAAAATCATATATTGACGCCGGCATTGTGGAAGTCAACGAAAATAAAATTATTTCGTCAGGCATGTTGGCCCGCGAATATATCCAGAATAAAGTACAAAGAGGACGTATTGCTTATCTGGGAACCGAAGCTTCTGCTCATTACATCGAGAATGAAGGCCTCAACACTATCTCTATCAAAGATGTAGACCTCGAAAACTACATAGACATCAGCGCATTAGTATTGCTCGACGATGAAGGTTTCGACTGGAACGTAGACTTAATCAAGGCGCTCAACCTGATACGCAAAAAACCGATTCCTGTGATTGTGGCCAATACCGATGGCACCTATCCTGTGACCAGAAAAGATGTTGCTATTTCTGTCGGCGCTGTGGGAGACATGCTCGAAGCTCTTGCCCGTAAAACATTCATACGCTTTGGTAAGCCTGACTCTCAAATGTTCAGTTTTGCGTTCGATTATTGCGCTAAAGAACATGATGTTACCAAAAAAGATATCCTAATGGTGGGTGACTCTCTGATTACGGACATCATTGGTGGAAACAAATTCGGAATCGACACTTGCCTAGTGCTGACCGGTAACGTTCAGCCTGACAGTTATGAGCTGATGATTCGCTCGTACGGCATTATTCCCGATTACATTTGTGAGTCAATTGTTCTGTAATCAACATTGCAGTAGATTTTTTTAATGTTTGATTAATCTGATTAACATACTAACAAAGAATGAATTAGAGAATCTGATTTATCTTTGCACGGAGACTTTCTCTCTACTATTATTAATCAACCAACTGATTATCTCACATTTAAAATGTTGCGACTGACAACTATTTTCCTGTTGTGCATTTTTGGCTTTCATTTTTCAACTGCTCAGGAACTTAAACCCGATTTCAGATTGCCTTCCATTGGCAAATGGCTTGAAAAGCGTGATGGAGCTCCGGCCAACTGGTTGGGGAAGAAATTTCAGCACAAAGAACTTCGTGAACCCATCAACGTTGTCATTATCGATCCATTTGCCAAAAGTAAAGAAGAGGCGATCAATAAACTAATGGCCGAATGCAAAAAGCATGGTTACAAGGACAAAATCGGACATTCGTCGGGCTATTGCGCCGAATTGGACAGTACTCGATTGTCGCAATTACCGGGTGAACACAAAAGGGCACTGGCTAACAAAGGATTTATCAGGACTAATAATCATGGCAGAATATTAGGCCCGGAATTTTTTGATGGGAAATATATTTTTGTAGGCGCTTTCAGCCGCGAGGCTTTTCAGCTTTTCACGAAAGCTCACCATGCATACCGGTCATTCCTGATTGCCCGCAACGACTTTTGCCAAAAGCTGAGTAAAGGGGAAACCTATAAAATAGTCGGTCAATACAACCTTGGGAACAACATCAACACCAATGACGTTACTACAGGAGATCATGATGGCAGAGCCATTCTGCTATTTGCCAACAGGTAAATAACGAATCATTTCCATATAAAACAAAAGAGACACACTGCCGTGTGTCTCTTTTGTTTTTATGCATCCAAATTACACTCGAGGACGAATCTGTTTGAAGAAGTCGTTACCTTTGTCATCCACCAGAATGAAAGCAGGAAAATCTTCCACTTCGATTTGCCAGATAGCTTCCATACCCAACTCAGGGTATTCCACGCATTTGATGCTCTTGATGTTATTCTTGGCTAGAATCGCAGCCGGGCCACCGATTGAGCCAAGATAGAAACCTCCATGCTTTTGGCAGGCATCTGTCACCTGTTGGCTGCGGTTTCCTTTTGCAATCATAATCATGCTACCACCTTTGCTCTGGAACAAATCCACGTAAGAGTCCATACGACCAGCTGTTGTCGGACCCATTGAGCCACAAGCCATTCCTTCCGGAGTTTTTGCAGGACCTGCATAATAAATCGGGTGCTCTTTCAGATACTGAGGAAGATCTTCACCTCTGTCGAGACGTTCTTTCAGTTTGGCATGAGCAATGTCGCGACCTACAATAATAGTACCGCTAAGCAACAAGAAGGTAGAAACCGGATATTGTGAAAGATCTGCCAAAACTTCGTTCATCGGACGGTTCAGATTGATTTTCACACCGTGGCTGTGACCACCGGCTTGTTTGTATTGAGCAGGAATCAAACGACCCGGATTGCTATCCAGTTTTTCGATCCAGATACCATCTTTGTTGATTTTAGCTTTCACGTTACGGTCGGCGCTACACGAAACGCCCATACCAACCGGGCAGGAAGCTCCGTGGCGAGGCAAACGTACCACGCGAATATCGTGAGCATAATATTTTCCGCCGAACTGAGCACCAAGACCAATATTTTGTGCAGCCTTCAGCAATTTCGCTTCCATTTCAAGGTCGCGGAAAGCCTGTCCTCCGTCGTTACCTTCTGTAGGCAATTCGTCGAGGTATTTCACAGAAGCAAGTTTCACTGTTTTTAGGTTAGCTTCGGCCGATGTACCGCCAATCACAAATGCAATGTGATAAGGAGGACAAGCAGCTGTACCCAGCGTTTTCATCTTTTCGATCAGGAATTTTTCCAACGTATCGGGATTCAACAACGCTTTTGTTTCCTGGAAAAGATATGTTTTATTAGCAGATCCCCCACCCTTTGCGATGAAAAGGAATTTGTACTCGTTACCGTTAATAGAATAAACATCGATTTGAGCCGGAAGATTACAACCGGTATTCTTTTCGGTATACATATCCAACGCTACGGTTTGAGAGTAGCGAAGGTTATCTTGTGTGTAAGTGTTGTACACGCCGTGCGAAAGAGCTTCTTCGTCGCCACCACCGGTCCATACGTTTTGGCCTTTTTTAGCAACAATAGTAGCGGTACCTGTATCCTGACAGAAAGGCAACTGACCTTCTGCAGCAATTTCAGCATTAAGAAGCATGGTAAGAGCCACAGCTTTAT comes from Paludibacter jiangxiensis and encodes:
- a CDS encoding HAD-IIA family hydrolase — translated: MMGLDDFKDVALKYKVIFFDAYGVLKNYKGMLPGVKEMFHFLQENNIAFYILTNDASRSPELLAKSYIDAGIVEVNENKIISSGMLAREYIQNKVQRGRIAYLGTEASAHYIENEGLNTISIKDVDLENYIDISALVLLDDEGFDWNVDLIKALNLIRKKPIPVIVANTDGTYPVTRKDVAISVGAVGDMLEALARKTFIRFGKPDSQMFSFAFDYCAKEHDVTKKDILMVGDSLITDIIGGNKFGIDTCLVLTGNVQPDSYELMIRSYGIIPDYICESIVL
- a CDS encoding gamma-glutamyl-gamma-aminobutyrate hydrolase family protein, producing MSTKKKVLIVTRRELRKNKLINWVSEIYLQILAQGGVMPILVPISQGTIANLPDYLEDYDGLLMSEGGDISPAYYNESYSVSKLDEYDPIKDEIEIACCRHAMEHNKPILGFCRGMHMINVAFGGSLHLDVHEVNKRSVVHIDYDHYDTHRHPITIFENTPLMEWYKQKDLLVNTYHHQGVKKLAPELVAMAQAPDGLIEGIYHPKHKFVVGLQFHPERMYQEHPGNKLVFKSFIDSL
- a CDS encoding fumarate hydratase, with product MATPEFKYQEPFPLGKDKTEYYLLTKEHVSVSNFEGNEILKVEPEGLTKLARAAMHDLSFMLRPAHNEQVASILSDPEASQNDKAVALTMLLNAEIAAEGQLPFCQDTGTATIVAKKGQNVWTGGGDEEALSHGVYNTYTQDNLRYSQTVALDMYTEKNTGCNLPAQIDVYSINGNEYKFLFIAKGGGSANKTYLFQETKALLNPDTLEKFLIEKMKTLGTAACPPYHIAFVIGGTSAEANLKTVKLASVKYLDELPTEGNDGGQAFRDLEMEAKLLKAAQNIGLGAQFGGKYYAHDIRVVRLPRHGASCPVGMGVSCSADRNVKAKINKDGIWIEKLDSNPGRLIPAQYKQAGGHSHGVKINLNRPMNEVLADLSQYPVSTFLLLSGTIIVGRDIAHAKLKERLDRGEDLPQYLKEHPIYYAGPAKTPEGMACGSMGPTTAGRMDSYVDLFQSKGGSMIMIAKGNRSQQVTDACQKHGGFYLGSIGGPAAILAKNNIKSIKCVEYPELGMEAIWQIEVEDFPAFILVDDKGNDFFKQIRPRV
- a CDS encoding DUF3781 domain-containing protein, whose translation is MSEHIDKQAFLSNICYTELVYDRINKKLNTILPKHEIEALIVGIIDQTEVKHFQKTGKNFYISNTQQNIRITINSNTFRVITVDRI